The Thermococcus thermotolerans genome contains a region encoding:
- a CDS encoding damage-control phosphatase: MKIHYECIACTVAQAQKITEMSTEDVEMRKRAMLFLANRLVEFFREDSVPATDGGRLFLELYDFLGDDDPFREYKRISTGLARSVAAEVRGVDDIKRALKLAIAGNTIDFAVGYDPKKIGNDLLDLVSRRLYIDQSDELLMELERAKTLLYLVDNCGEIYFDRIFIELIRREFPALEVYVAAKEGPIINDATVEDLREAGFDKIARVISTGSRLPGTPLEYASPEFLRLFERADVIIAKGQANFETLSDLGDGRIFFLLRAKCPPISRELGVPRGAMVCMRSKF, encoded by the coding sequence ATGAAGATTCACTACGAATGTATCGCGTGCACGGTCGCTCAGGCTCAGAAAATAACCGAGATGAGCACAGAAGACGTGGAGATGCGCAAGAGAGCTATGTTATTTCTCGCAAACAGGCTGGTAGAGTTCTTCAGAGAGGATTCGGTTCCGGCCACGGACGGGGGCAGGCTGTTCCTTGAGCTCTACGATTTTCTGGGAGACGATGATCCGTTCAGGGAGTATAAGAGAATCTCCACAGGGCTTGCAAGGAGCGTGGCGGCGGAGGTGCGTGGGGTTGATGACATAAAACGAGCCCTGAAGCTTGCCATCGCGGGGAACACCATAGACTTTGCCGTTGGTTATGATCCAAAGAAGATTGGAAACGACCTCCTCGATCTTGTTTCCCGGAGGCTTTACATTGACCAGAGCGATGAGCTCCTGATGGAGCTTGAGCGGGCGAAAACGCTCCTCTACCTGGTGGACAACTGCGGTGAGATATACTTTGACAGGATATTCATAGAGCTTATACGCAGGGAGTTTCCGGCTCTTGAGGTGTACGTGGCCGCCAAGGAAGGGCCGATAATCAACGACGCAACGGTTGAAGATCTTCGTGAGGCCGGATTTGATAAGATTGCGAGGGTCATTTCTACGGGTTCAAGGCTTCCCGGAACGCCTCTGGAGTATGCATCACCGGAATTTCTGCGGCTCTTTGAGAGGGCCGATGTAATAATTGCAAAGGGACAGGCGAATTTTGAGACCCTAAGTGACCTCGGTGACGGTAGGATATTTTTCCTCCTCAGGGCAAAATGTCCGCCGATTTCCAGGGAGCTGGGCGTTCCCCGGGGAGCGATGGTTTGCATGCGGTCAAAATTTTAG